In Equus asinus isolate D_3611 breed Donkey chromosome 13, EquAss-T2T_v2, whole genome shotgun sequence, one DNA window encodes the following:
- the LOC106844665 gene encoding regakine-1-like — protein MRGSLVTLAFLLTLAALHSEASEEPANNQASCCFSFISRKIPLRFVRDYDRTSELCLMPGVIFHTKTGRQICTNPSDAWVQQYIRYLDGKSN, from the exons ATGAGGGGCAGCCTGGTTACCCTGGCCTTTCTCCTCACTCTTGCTGCCCTCCACTCTGAAGCTAGTGAAG AGCCAGCTAATAATCAGGCTTCCTGCTGTTTCTCTTTCATCTCGAGGAAAATCCCACTCCGCTTTGTAAGAGATTATGATAGGACCAGTGAGCTGTGCCTCATGCCAGGGGTCAT CTTTCATACCAAAACGGGGCGACAAATCTGCACCAACCCCAGCGATGCCTGGGTGCAGCAGTACATCAGATACCTGGACGGCAAATCCAACTGA